The following nucleotide sequence is from Thermodesulfobacteriota bacterium.
CACGAGGCTCCTGCCGCTTACGAAGGTAACGAATAAACATCTCCTGCCGGTCTACAAGGACCCGATGATATACTATCCCCTGCGCTGCCTCCTTAACGCGGGCATAGACGACATCATGAT
It contains:
- a CDS encoding sugar phosphate nucleotidyltransferase, with product MKGIILAGGLGTRLLPLTKVTNKHLLPVYKDPMIYYPLRCLLNAGIDDIM